In Pedobacter sp. WC2423, the following are encoded in one genomic region:
- a CDS encoding SusC/RagA family TonB-linked outer membrane protein produces MKVTFVLLFSVLMHVSAAGLAQKINLNKKNSALPEIFNDLGKQSGYQFFYNERLLERAKKVDIKIQNGTLDEALKLCFKDQPFSYEIVDQTVVIKEKERSFIEALTSRAPDPVTVKGSVTFTQNDGRSETVFGVNITEKGTNNTRQTDADGKFTINVQKGAILVFTKIGFKPHEVKVSDNNPVLAIKLEESSTNLKETVITGYQQLDKKKFTGSSVKLKGDELRQTGSLDIGRALEGKVAGVSIQNVSGTFGSAPKIRIRGVTSLTGSNKPLWVVDGIALEDVIDVTNDQLSSGDATTLLGSSVAGINMNDVEDIYVLKDVAATSLYGARAMNGVVVITTKKGKNGNLQINYTGNFSSQLRPTYGSFNISNSADQMSIYSEMYGKGMLNLKDLGNRSNVGVFGKMYNDLQTVDPKTGKFLLENTPDARNAFLSRYANANTDWFHLLFRNTLTQEHSISISSGTDKAQHYTSISYYDDNGWTIADKVKRYTFNSQNTYNFSKKLSGGIITTASFRDQQAPGTINRSADPVFGKFNREFDINPYSYALNTSRALTPYDDQGNLEYFRMNYAPFNIINELQNNKIKLTDLDVKLQLNLAYKVDPYLKYEFLGAVRYAKTTQENLVNENSNRANAYRANYNSQIANSNIYLYKDSDNPNALPEVVMAAGGLYNRTDNSLGTYNLRNNLTYIRSFGKHDLNVLVGQELRSADRQNAFNNGFGYQYENGGIPLVNYKIIKQGVEQNRQYYGMGKTYDRFASFYATAGYTFDGRYNLSAAARYDGSNQLGQSPQARWLPTWSVSGSWNIDQEAFIKDVTAISNLKLRASYGLSASTGNATNSALVLQTFNTLRPYSSEIESGIRIQDLENSDLTYEKQYSGNIGVDAGFFSNRLNITADIYNKKGFDLIGNLRSSGIGGQVVKTGNYANLKSHGIEFSVSGEIIRQKDWGWRSTLIFSYAANKITNTKDQPVIFDMLVPTGANRLGLPVSSLYSLDFQGLDHNTGVPLFINEQGEVSQRVNLQDIETKYLKYEGPVDPPYSGGFSNSFRYKAFTLTAQITYQAGNKVRLNPSFKPQYSDLDAMPTEFRNRWMLPGDETKTNIPSILDAINNYNMPSGTYPYNNYDLSSARVANGGFARLKYLSLAYQLPVKFANAIGMNNMSLTAAGTNLMLFFADKRLEGQDPEFFNAGGVAQPLQKQVIISLKIGL; encoded by the coding sequence ATGAAGGTAACCTTCGTTCTTCTATTCTCGGTATTAATGCATGTAAGTGCAGCCGGATTAGCCCAAAAGATCAATCTTAATAAGAAAAACAGCGCATTGCCAGAAATCTTCAATGATTTGGGTAAACAAAGCGGATACCAGTTTTTTTATAATGAACGTTTGCTTGAAAGAGCAAAAAAGGTAGATATAAAGATTCAGAATGGAACTTTAGATGAAGCATTGAAATTATGTTTCAAAGATCAGCCCTTTTCTTATGAGATTGTCGATCAAACTGTTGTCATTAAAGAAAAAGAGAGATCCTTTATCGAAGCGCTTACCAGCCGTGCTCCTGACCCTGTTACAGTGAAAGGATCTGTAACCTTTACGCAGAATGATGGAAGGAGTGAAACTGTTTTTGGCGTGAACATTACTGAGAAAGGAACCAATAACACCAGGCAAACAGATGCCGATGGTAAATTTACCATCAATGTTCAGAAAGGTGCCATACTGGTTTTTACAAAAATAGGTTTTAAACCACATGAAGTCAAAGTCTCAGATAATAATCCGGTTTTAGCTATTAAACTGGAAGAGAGCTCAACGAACCTGAAAGAAACAGTCATCACTGGTTATCAGCAGTTAGATAAGAAGAAGTTCACCGGTTCGTCGGTAAAACTAAAAGGTGATGAACTCAGACAGACCGGATCTTTAGATATAGGCCGTGCCCTGGAAGGTAAAGTAGCGGGGGTTTCTATTCAGAACGTATCAGGTACTTTTGGTTCTGCTCCAAAAATCAGGATCCGTGGTGTTACTTCACTGACCGGTTCAAACAAGCCTTTATGGGTAGTAGATGGTATTGCACTCGAAGATGTAATCGATGTGACGAATGATCAGCTTTCCAGTGGTGATGCGACTACGCTGCTGGGATCTTCCGTAGCAGGAATTAACATGAATGACGTGGAAGACATTTATGTTTTAAAAGATGTTGCAGCTACTTCTCTTTATGGGGCAAGAGCGATGAACGGAGTAGTCGTAATTACTACTAAAAAAGGGAAAAATGGGAATTTGCAAATCAACTATACGGGTAATTTCAGTTCACAATTGCGTCCCACCTATGGTAGTTTCAATATCTCAAATTCAGCAGATCAGATGTCTATTTATTCTGAAATGTATGGGAAGGGTATGCTTAACCTGAAAGATCTTGGAAACCGGTCAAATGTAGGTGTATTTGGTAAAATGTACAATGACCTTCAGACTGTTGACCCCAAAACAGGTAAGTTTCTTCTGGAGAATACGCCTGATGCGCGGAACGCGTTTTTAAGCAGATATGCAAATGCAAATACAGACTGGTTTCATTTGTTATTCCGTAACACTTTAACACAAGAGCACTCTATCAGTATTTCCAGCGGAACTGATAAAGCACAACATTATACTTCAATAAGTTATTACGATGATAATGGGTGGACCATTGCTGATAAAGTAAAACGCTATACTTTTAATTCACAGAATACTTATAATTTTTCCAAAAAACTTAGCGGAGGCATTATCACCACAGCATCCTTCAGAGATCAGCAGGCACCAGGTACGATTAACCGTTCAGCTGATCCTGTTTTTGGAAAATTTAACAGGGAGTTTGATATCAATCCTTATAGCTATGCTTTAAATACAAGTCGTGCCTTAACTCCTTATGATGACCAAGGTAACCTGGAATATTTCAGAATGAATTATGCACCATTCAATATTATCAATGAGTTGCAAAATAACAAGATCAAATTGACAGATCTTGATGTGAAATTGCAGTTGAATCTGGCTTATAAAGTAGATCCTTATCTGAAGTATGAATTTCTTGGTGCTGTCCGTTATGCTAAAACGACTCAGGAAAACCTGGTCAATGAAAACTCCAACAGAGCAAATGCATACCGGGCTAATTATAACTCGCAGATTGCTAATTCGAATATTTATTTATACAAAGACTCAGATAATCCAAATGCTTTGCCAGAAGTGGTTATGGCTGCCGGAGGTTTATATAATCGTACAGATAACTCATTAGGTACCTATAACTTAAGAAATAACCTGACTTATATCAGAAGTTTTGGTAAACACGATCTGAATGTCCTTGTAGGCCAGGAACTCAGATCGGCCGACAGACAAAATGCGTTTAACAATGGTTTCGGTTATCAATATGAAAATGGTGGAATTCCATTGGTTAATTATAAGATTATCAAGCAGGGAGTAGAGCAGAACAGACAATATTACGGGATGGGTAAAACGTATGATCGTTTTGCTTCCTTTTACGCAACAGCTGGCTATACTTTTGACGGCCGTTATAACTTGAGTGCAGCAGCCAGATATGATGGTTCTAATCAATTAGGTCAATCACCACAGGCAAGATGGTTGCCAACATGGAGTGTGAGTGGTTCGTGGAATATTGATCAGGAAGCATTTATAAAAGATGTAACGGCGATCAGTAACCTGAAACTAAGAGCGAGTTATGGTCTGTCTGCCAGTACGGGTAATGCAACAAATTCAGCATTAGTATTGCAGACTTTCAATACACTCAGACCTTATTCCTCAGAAATTGAGTCTGGTATCAGAATACAAGATCTGGAGAATTCGGACTTGACTTATGAAAAACAATATTCAGGTAATATTGGTGTGGATGCAGGGTTTTTCAGTAACAGACTTAACATTACAGCTGATATATACAATAAAAAAGGTTTCGACCTGATTGGAAACTTAAGAAGCAGCGGAATTGGCGGACAGGTTGTAAAAACCGGAAACTATGCTAATTTAAAATCACATGGAATTGAGTTTTCTGTTTCTGGTGAAATCATCAGACAAAAAGACTGGGGCTGGAGATCTACATTGATATTCTCTTATGCAGCTAATAAGATTACCAATACCAAAGACCAGCCCGTTATTTTTGATATGTTAGTACCAACAGGTGCCAACAGACTGGGGCTTCCTGTGAGTTCCTTATATTCTCTTGATTTCCAGGGATTAGATCATAATACAGGTGTTCCTCTTTTCATCAACGAGCAAGGAGAGGTTAGCCAGAGGGTTAATTTACAGGATATTGAAACTAAATACCTGAAATATGAAGGGCCGGTAGATCCTCCGTATTCGGGAGGTTTTAGCAATAGCTTTCGCTATAAAGCTTTCACCTTAACTGCACAGATCACCTACCAGGCTGGTAATAAAGTAAGGTTAAATCCTTCATTCAAACCACAATACTCGGATCTGGATGCAATGCCAACAGAATTCAGAAACAGATGGATGTTGCCTGGAGATGAAACAAAAACGAATATTCCGTCTATTCTGGATGCTATCAATAATTACAACATGCCATCAGGAACCTATCCATATAATAATTATGACCTCTCTTCAGCAAGAGTTGCCAATGGTGGTTTTGCCAGATTAAAATATCTGTCACTGGCCTATCAATTACCTGTAAAATTTGCCAACGCGATAGGGATGAACAACATGTCGCTGACAGCTGCCGGTACTAATTTAATGTTGTTTTTTGCGGATAAGAGACTGGAAGGACAAGATCCGGAATTTTTCAACGCTGGAGGTGTAGCCCAGCCTTTACAAAAGCAGGTGATTATTTCTTTAAAAATTGGATTATAA
- a CDS encoding RagB/SusD family nutrient uptake outer membrane protein yields the protein MKIKHIHNKIAVIIMGALICSASLSGCKKMLDTAPDNRAELDSPDKVSQLLTAAYPSEDYITFCESMTDNAADRGYKTVYNNALLNDNPYRFKDFSSSDDGAVDTYWGACYSAISAANQALQAINTANNPAAYSAYKGEALIARAYSHFMLVSLFSKSYDPATAATDPGIPYVTEPEKTLYKSYERKTVAYVYEMIEKDLTEGLPLLNDNAYKVPAYRFTKAAAHAFASRVYLFKKQYDKVIEQANLTFPTNIGNYLRPWNSTYLSLTDAGKAAIYTSSAEKSNLLLATTASIWNNGWQLYRYGLNSKLQQQIYTQPNVTGGSWANQAVGYGSSGEMMGINKWRGNFIYTTPLIGNNYIYIPLLSAEEVLFNKAEALVMQGNNAAAITDLNTYLSTRISNYSASANNITEAKVTAFYKTGDVKQALINTILDFKRAEFMQEGLRWFDILRYNLPVVHVDENKDEFSLKPGDLRRVLQIPQTAQTAGGLPANPR from the coding sequence ATGAAAATAAAACATATTCATAATAAAATAGCGGTCATCATCATGGGTGCATTAATTTGCTCCGCTTCCTTATCAGGATGTAAAAAAATGCTCGATACTGCACCAGATAACAGAGCTGAGCTTGATAGTCCGGATAAAGTATCTCAATTGCTTACTGCTGCTTATCCGAGTGAAGATTATATTACTTTTTGCGAATCGATGACGGATAATGCAGCAGACAGGGGATATAAAACTGTGTATAACAATGCATTGCTTAATGATAATCCATACCGGTTTAAAGATTTTTCATCATCAGATGATGGAGCAGTTGATACTTACTGGGGTGCTTGTTATAGTGCGATTTCAGCAGCTAATCAAGCCTTGCAAGCCATTAATACTGCGAATAATCCTGCAGCATACAGTGCCTATAAAGGAGAGGCATTAATAGCACGTGCCTATTCTCATTTTATGCTGGTTTCTCTTTTTTCAAAAAGCTACGATCCTGCTACTGCAGCAACTGATCCGGGCATACCTTATGTAACCGAGCCTGAGAAAACCTTGTATAAGTCTTATGAACGTAAAACGGTAGCTTATGTTTATGAGATGATTGAAAAGGATTTAACAGAAGGACTGCCTTTATTAAATGATAATGCTTATAAAGTTCCTGCTTATCGTTTTACAAAAGCTGCTGCTCATGCTTTTGCAAGCCGGGTTTACCTGTTTAAAAAGCAATACGATAAAGTCATTGAACAGGCAAATCTTACCTTTCCAACCAATATAGGCAATTATTTAAGACCCTGGAATTCAACTTATTTAAGTTTGACAGATGCCGGAAAAGCAGCAATCTATACCAGTTCTGCTGAAAAATCCAACCTGTTGCTGGCAACTACTGCCTCGATCTGGAATAACGGATGGCAATTGTACAGGTATGGATTGAATTCAAAACTTCAGCAGCAAATTTATACGCAGCCTAATGTGACAGGCGGCAGCTGGGCTAATCAAGCCGTAGGATACGGTTCAAGCGGTGAGATGATGGGGATTAATAAATGGCGTGGTAATTTTATTTATACAACTCCATTAATTGGTAATAATTATATATATATCCCTTTATTAAGCGCAGAAGAAGTTTTGTTTAACAAAGCTGAAGCTTTAGTGATGCAAGGAAACAATGCAGCTGCAATTACCGATCTTAATACTTATTTAAGTACAAGAATCAGCAATTACAGCGCATCGGCCAATAATATAACCGAGGCTAAAGTAACTGCTTTTTATAAAACCGGCGATGTGAAACAGGCGCTGATCAATACCATTCTTGATTTTAAAAGAGCTGAATTTATGCAGGAGGGATTAAGATGGTTTGATATTCTTCGTTATAATCTGCCAGTGGTTCACGTGGATGAAAATAAGGATGAGTTCTCTTTGAAGCCAGGCGATCTGAGAAGAGTATTACAAATTCCCCAAACAGCACAAACAGCCGGAGGATTGCCAGCAAATCCAAGATAG
- a CDS encoding substrate import-associated zinc metallohydrolase lipoprotein gives MKTIINITPGKLLLLVLIAISAFSCKKSEKLVLQDNYLGGEVSGTTPLDLNLYNLLVKPYNIEVKYKWDQSEFNMQYTLVPPQAAKVLPVATALKQIWIDPYNAETGSDVFMKTYSPKQLILSGSPQMNNDGTITAGVAEGGLDILLTNINKIDPKKPADVQGLVQLIHHEFTHILNQKKAYTTDYNKVTPSDYIAEWYNSSVNPLSLGFISGYARKAPEEDFAEMVSWMLTWGRDYYENTYLKQGVPVPNPAVYPDGSYGTIFGQFYKISDIPEINKVYDGTAASIASFFIKDLVKPDYSAGIAKIRKKEAIVVAYFKSAYNIDFYSLQTNVQKSMANAVK, from the coding sequence ATGAAAACTATCATAAACATCACACCAGGAAAACTGCTCCTGCTTGTGCTGATTGCAATCTCTGCATTTTCTTGTAAAAAGAGTGAGAAACTGGTTCTTCAGGATAATTACCTTGGCGGGGAAGTATCAGGAACCACGCCTTTAGACCTGAATCTTTACAATCTCCTGGTTAAGCCTTATAATATTGAGGTGAAATATAAATGGGATCAGTCAGAATTTAATATGCAGTATACATTGGTACCTCCGCAGGCAGCAAAAGTTTTGCCGGTGGCCACTGCTTTAAAGCAGATATGGATAGATCCATACAATGCCGAAACCGGGAGTGATGTGTTCATGAAAACATATTCTCCTAAGCAATTGATTTTATCTGGTAGTCCGCAAATGAATAATGATGGAACCATTACTGCCGGTGTAGCTGAAGGTGGCCTTGATATTTTACTGACAAATATCAACAAAATAGATCCTAAAAAACCAGCTGATGTTCAGGGATTAGTACAATTAATCCATCATGAATTTACACATATCCTGAATCAGAAAAAAGCATATACCACTGATTACAATAAAGTAACCCCATCAGATTATATTGCTGAATGGTATAATTCTTCAGTGAACCCACTTTCATTGGGATTTATCTCAGGATATGCAAGAAAAGCTCCGGAAGAAGATTTTGCAGAAATGGTTTCATGGATGCTGACCTGGGGCAGGGATTATTATGAAAATACCTATCTGAAACAAGGTGTTCCGGTTCCAAATCCGGCTGTATATCCTGATGGATCTTATGGGACAATCTTCGGACAATTCTATAAGATATCAGACATTCCGGAAATTAACAAAGTCTATGATGGTACTGCGGCTTCAATAGCTTCTTTTTTTATCAAGGATCTTGTTAAACCAGATTATTCAGCTGGAATAGCGAAAATCAGAAAAAAAGAAGCTATTGTGGTGGCTTACTTTAAATCAGCCTACAACATTGATTTTTATAGTTTGCAGACCAACGTACAAAAGTCTATGGCTAACGCGGTTAAATAA
- a CDS encoding DUF4302 domain-containing protein encodes MKKYLVHITILLLIAGLAGCSKKEEASLFGDTPEQRAAAEVKKNQAFLTAAPYGWKAVIFPGLFRGRGFFFKFDEKNQVQTYADPSLKLISPTFGGPGSSGYQVKALQRPSLIFDTYSPLHVLSDPSNGTVGVGYKSDFEFSFVSASPDTIKLDGNFNHSPMILIKATQAEYTAYQNKGFDAIKAALISYAIATKGKKITLVIDAAHQPECKIVTDQDNDRTFTLSYPDDKGVVQTQTTKWGPTVNSIFFQNTIVYNGIVINEVFYDSAKLSLYIQWQGKRYDLVVAP; translated from the coding sequence ATGAAAAAATATTTAGTCCATATAACTATATTGCTGCTTATTGCTGGTTTAGCCGGCTGCAGCAAAAAGGAAGAGGCATCGCTTTTTGGTGATACACCAGAGCAGCGGGCAGCAGCCGAGGTCAAAAAAAACCAGGCATTTTTAACAGCGGCCCCATATGGCTGGAAAGCAGTCATTTTTCCCGGACTTTTTAGAGGAAGAGGTTTCTTCTTTAAGTTCGATGAGAAAAACCAGGTGCAAACCTATGCGGATCCATCTCTAAAGCTAATCTCCCCGACGTTTGGCGGGCCGGGATCCAGCGGATATCAAGTGAAAGCTTTGCAAAGACCATCACTGATCTTCGATACATATTCTCCATTACATGTACTTTCTGATCCTTCAAACGGAACTGTGGGAGTAGGCTATAAATCAGATTTTGAGTTTTCTTTTGTGAGTGCTTCACCTGATACGATTAAACTGGACGGGAACTTTAATCATTCACCAATGATTTTGATTAAAGCAACACAGGCAGAATACACCGCTTATCAAAATAAAGGATTTGATGCGATAAAGGCTGCTTTGATTAGCTACGCAATCGCTACGAAAGGAAAAAAGATAACCCTGGTAATTGATGCTGCACATCAGCCGGAATGTAAAATTGTGACCGATCAGGACAATGACAGAACGTTTACGCTGTCTTATCCGGATGATAAAGGGGTGGTGCAAACTCAAACCACTAAGTGGGGACCAACTGTTAACAGTATCTTTTTTCAAAATACTATTGTTTACAATGGCATCGTCATTAACGAAGTGTTTTATGATAGTGCAAAATTATCATTGTACATACAGTGGCAAGGGAAACGATACGATCTGGTTGTTGCCCCTTAA
- a CDS encoding M1 family metallopeptidase — protein MTKLLTATLLLCSGLQISYAQNIQYNPGSNHGNKFEQLGTILSTPNEQRTASGAPGVKYWQQRADYDIRCTLDEKKLELTGAEKVTYFNNSPDVLTYIWLQLDENEHSNIRNAGYQTSTKIPATATTNEIDKAALDLPDNGNGVTIQKITDAAGKELKYTINKTMMRVEIPAPLKSGQQFIFNVTWKYKITDRIAVGGRGGYEFFPEDGNYLFTMAQWYPRLCVYSDFQGWQNHQFTGRGEFALTFGNFKVQMTVPADHVIGGTGECINYSAVLSPAELARYNKAKTAAEPVEIVTLDEAKKAEVTKSNATKTWVFQANNVRDFAWTSSRKFIWDAMAEKVEDKSVMCMSFYGKEAYNLYRPYSTKAIAHTVKTYSHFTIPYPYPVAQSVEAANGMEYPMICFNFGRTEKDGTYSEGSKNGMIGVIIHEVGHNFFPMIVNSDERQWTWMDEGLNSFLEYLTEELWDNKFPVKKGPAYTIVDYMKLPKDQLEPIMTNSENIERFGPNAYSKPATALNILRETIMGRELFDYAFKEYARRWAFKHPTPADLFRTMEDASGEDLDWFWRGWFYTTDPCDIALDAVKFAKADVTSKVPVSRVAMVKLDRPMVNAFDDISKVRNREDKNIRFYTDQDKSTQDFYWRYDRGMEKYDDKEHRQEIPELVEALSSEDQAKYAGKFFYELSFSNKGGLIMPVIVEFTYADGSKKIDRIPAQIWRHNELQASKFYVQDKEVTAIKLDPMRETADIDESNNSWGGKAQTSKFQLFKQKSIATRGQSAGGNPMQNAKGR, from the coding sequence ATGACTAAATTATTAACTGCCACCCTGCTGCTGTGCTCCGGCCTGCAAATTTCTTATGCCCAGAATATTCAATATAATCCGGGGAGTAATCATGGAAATAAATTTGAACAACTCGGTACTATTCTTTCTACGCCAAATGAACAGCGGACTGCAAGTGGTGCGCCCGGTGTAAAATACTGGCAGCAGCGGGCAGATTACGACATCAGGTGTACGCTGGATGAAAAGAAACTCGAACTTACAGGTGCAGAAAAAGTAACTTATTTCAACAACTCACCAGATGTACTGACTTATATCTGGCTACAGCTGGATGAGAATGAGCACAGTAACATCAGAAATGCAGGTTATCAGACCAGTACAAAGATTCCCGCTACTGCAACAACCAACGAAATAGATAAAGCTGCATTAGATTTGCCCGACAATGGAAATGGGGTTACTATTCAGAAAATCACTGATGCTGCAGGAAAAGAATTAAAATATACGATCAACAAAACCATGATGCGTGTAGAAATACCTGCCCCTTTAAAATCAGGCCAGCAGTTTATCTTTAACGTGACCTGGAAATATAAAATTACTGACAGGATTGCTGTTGGTGGCCGTGGTGGTTATGAATTCTTCCCTGAAGATGGCAATTACCTGTTCACCATGGCACAATGGTATCCAAGATTATGTGTATACAGTGATTTTCAGGGCTGGCAGAACCACCAGTTTACCGGCAGAGGAGAATTTGCTTTAACGTTCGGAAATTTCAAAGTACAAATGACTGTCCCTGCTGATCATGTGATTGGCGGTACAGGAGAATGTATCAATTATAGCGCTGTACTTTCTCCGGCAGAACTGGCCAGGTATAACAAAGCGAAAACAGCTGCTGAACCTGTAGAAATTGTTACGCTGGATGAAGCTAAAAAAGCAGAGGTTACCAAAAGTAATGCAACAAAAACATGGGTTTTCCAGGCAAACAATGTCCGCGACTTCGCCTGGACCTCTTCCAGGAAATTTATCTGGGATGCCATGGCAGAAAAAGTTGAGGATAAGTCAGTGATGTGTATGAGCTTTTATGGTAAAGAGGCCTATAATTTATACAGACCTTATTCGACCAAAGCGATTGCCCACACGGTTAAAACCTATTCGCACTTTACCATCCCCTATCCTTATCCTGTTGCACAAAGCGTAGAAGCCGCCAATGGAATGGAATATCCAATGATCTGTTTCAATTTCGGACGGACTGAAAAAGATGGTACTTATAGTGAGGGTTCTAAAAATGGAATGATCGGTGTAATTATTCATGAAGTGGGACATAATTTTTTCCCGATGATTGTGAATAGTGATGAACGGCAATGGACATGGATGGATGAAGGATTGAATTCATTCCTGGAATACCTGACCGAAGAGCTTTGGGACAATAAATTCCCGGTAAAAAAAGGCCCGGCTTATACGATAGTTGATTACATGAAATTACCGAAAGATCAGCTGGAACCGATTATGACCAATTCTGAAAACATTGAACGTTTTGGCCCTAATGCTTATTCTAAACCTGCGACGGCTTTAAATATCCTGAGAGAAACCATTATGGGCAGAGAATTATTTGATTATGCTTTTAAAGAATATGCCAGACGATGGGCTTTTAAACATCCTACACCAGCAGACTTATTCAGAACGATGGAAGATGCAAGTGGTGAAGATCTGGACTGGTTCTGGAGAGGATGGTTTTATACGACAGATCCTTGCGACATTGCTCTGGATGCAGTGAAATTTGCCAAAGCAGATGTAACTTCTAAAGTTCCGGTTTCAAGAGTAGCGATGGTTAAACTGGATCGCCCAATGGTCAATGCTTTTGATGATATTTCTAAAGTGAGAAACAGGGAAGATAAGAATATCAGGTTTTATACTGATCAGGACAAATCAACACAGGATTTCTACTGGAGATATGACCGTGGAATGGAGAAATATGATGACAAAGAACATAGACAGGAAATCCCTGAACTCGTAGAAGCTTTGTCTTCAGAAGATCAGGCGAAATATGCCGGTAAATTCTTTTACGAACTATCATTCAGCAATAAGGGTGGTTTGATCATGCCTGTTATCGTTGAATTTACTTATGCTGATGGCAGTAAAAAAATAGATAGAATTCCTGCGCAGATTTGGAGACATAATGAATTACAGGCTTCAAAATTCTATGTGCAGGATAAAGAAGTAACAGCTATCAAATTAGATCCTATGCGTGAAACAGCTGACATTGATGAAAGCAATAATAGCTGGGGAGGAAAAGCACAGACTTCTAAATTCCAGTTATTTAAACAAAAATCCATTGCTACACGCGGACAGTCTGCAGGTGGCAACCCGATGCAAAACGCAAAAGGCAGGTAA
- a CDS encoding DUF6702 family protein: MFKPLATANAGNSLKHPLHLSSTELNYNLKESTMEVSCRIFTDDFEDILSKKYKVKADLSLEAKHKEMDQLVSKYITAHLQLAANGKVLPLNYIGFEKDNEAIVVYLESAKVKNIVKLETTSTVLYDLFDDQTNIFHLTFKGNRHSFKLTFPDKKVASLL; encoded by the coding sequence ATGTTTAAACCACTGGCAACTGCCAATGCCGGGAATAGTCTTAAACATCCTTTACACCTGAGCTCTACAGAATTAAATTATAACCTGAAAGAGAGTACGATGGAAGTGAGCTGCCGGATATTTACGGATGATTTTGAAGATATCCTCAGCAAAAAATATAAAGTTAAAGCAGATCTGTCTCTGGAGGCGAAGCATAAAGAAATGGATCAGCTGGTGAGTAAATACATCACAGCTCATTTACAATTGGCAGCGAATGGAAAAGTATTGCCCCTGAATTATATTGGTTTTGAGAAAGACAATGAAGCCATTGTGGTTTATCTGGAATCGGCAAAAGTTAAGAATATAGTTAAGCTGGAAACCACCAGTACCGTGTTATATGATCTTTTTGATGATCAGACGAATATCTTTCATTTAACCTTTAAAGGCAACAGGCACAGTTTTAAACTGACTTTTCCGGATAAAAAGGTTGCCTCTTTGTTATAA
- a CDS encoding TetR/AcrR family transcriptional regulator, which translates to MGSKERIQRVKEETRANILDAALEIVKEDGWQALSMRKIADKIEYTAPIIYEYFANKEGILLELTRKGNLFLLIDLKNAKAKYDNPKEQLAAMWLAYWDFAFEHTHLYQVMFGVDMMCCEQQKALPEAEASRKLITDTIVEIMNAETFCEDRVCRKYYTFWSVIHGLISINLVRRGTNDEMNQHILKDAIHGIIQTIND; encoded by the coding sequence ATGGGTAGTAAAGAAAGAATTCAAAGGGTTAAGGAAGAAACAAGAGCTAATATACTTGATGCTGCCTTAGAAATCGTCAAAGAAGACGGTTGGCAAGCCTTAAGTATGCGCAAAATCGCAGATAAAATTGAATACACTGCGCCGATTATTTATGAATATTTTGCCAATAAAGAAGGTATTCTGCTGGAATTAACGAGAAAAGGAAATTTATTTCTGTTAATTGACCTGAAAAACGCGAAAGCAAAATACGACAATCCGAAAGAACAACTGGCAGCAATGTGGCTGGCTTATTGGGATTTCGCATTTGAGCATACCCATTTATATCAGGTTATGTTTGGCGTAGACATGATGTGTTGTGAGCAGCAAAAAGCATTACCAGAGGCAGAAGCTTCCCGTAAACTCATTACAGATACCATTGTAGAAATCATGAATGCTGAAACTTTCTGTGAGGATAGGGTTTGCAGAAAGTATTATACTTTCTGGTCTGTTATCCACGGATTGATTTCTATTAACCTGGTTAGAAGAGGCACTAACGATGAAATGAATCAGCATATTCTAAAAGATGCAATTCACGGAATTATACAAACAATTAACGATTAA